In one Acanthochromis polyacanthus isolate Apoly-LR-REF ecotype Palm Island chromosome 20, KAUST_Apoly_ChrSc, whole genome shotgun sequence genomic region, the following are encoded:
- the rpl22l1 gene encoding 60S ribosomal protein L22-like 1 isoform X2: MTVFGKGVPDATCYVTARHLRFSLSRPSSQHGADEAEEADCWQEVQKGSSMEVHSGPDPPCGGRHPGFCQLWPPSLAPQILGFSSLERHCAVSNRKPSSRRGSR, encoded by the exons ATGACCGTATTTGGTAAGGGCGTTCCGGACGCTACGTGCTACGTCACTGCTCGTCACCTCCGCTTCTCTCTTTCCCGTCCGAGCTCTCAACATGGCGCCG ATGAAGCAGAAGAGGCCGACTGCTGGCAAGAAGTCCAAAAAGGGAGCAGCATGGAAGTTCACTCTGGACCTGACCCACCCTGTGGAGGACGGCATCCTGGATTCTGCCAACTTT GGCCGCCTTCCCTAGCTCCACAGATCCTAGGGTTCTCTTCCCTAGAGCGTCACTGTGCTGTGTCCAATAGGAAACCTTCCTCAAGGAGAGGATCAAGGTGA
- the cldn11b gene encoding claudin-11b yields the protein MAHMCRQVAGGAASCVGWVGVIVATATNDWVRTCDYTVATCVRMDELGSRGLWAECVISPALYHCVALNQILSLPAYIQTSRALMILACLLGLPSLLLVLLSMRCVRLQNDSMEVKRRRARVGGVLYLIMAVCGIISTVWFPIGAHQAEGLMSFGFSLYAGWVGSALCLLGGSVILCCQGLDPGTPSRDNSFYYSRQRGTATPLDPPANHAKSARV from the exons atggcGCACATGTGCAGGCAGGTGGCCGGCGGCGCTGCCAGCTGCGTGGGCTGGGTGGGTGTGATCGTGGCCACCGCCACCAACGACTGGGTCCGAACCTGCGACTACACGGTGGCGACCTGCGTCCGGATGGATGAGCTGGGCTCCAGGGGCCTCTGGGCGGAGTGCGTCATCTCCCCGGCCCTCTATCACTGCGTGGCCCTGAACCAGATCCTCTCTCTGCCCG CCTACATCCAGACCTCCAGGGCCCTGATGATCCTCGCCTGCCTCCTCGGCCTCCCCTCCTTGCTGCTGGTTCTTCTCTCCATGCGCTGCGTTCGGCTGCAGAACGACTCGATGGAGGTGAAGAGACGTCGAGCTCGAGTCGGAGGAGTCCTGTACCTCATCATGG CTGTGTGCGGCATCATTTCCACCGTCTGGTTCCCCATCGGCGCCCACCAGGCCGAGGGTCTGATGTCCTTCGGCTTCTCGCTGTATGCCGGCTGGGTCGGCTCGGCCCTCTGCCTGCTGGGCGGCTCGGTCATCCTGTGCTGTCAGGGCCTCGATCCGGGGACCCCGAGCCGGGACAACAGCTTCTACTACTCCAGACAGAGGGGCACGGCCACGCCGTTGGACCCGCCGGCCAACCACGCCAAGAGCGCCAGAGTGTGA
- the rpl22l1 gene encoding 60S ribosomal protein L22-like 1 isoform X1, whose translation MAPMKQKRPTAGKKSKKGAAWKFTLDLTHPVEDGILDSANFETFLKERIKVNGKTGNLGNVVQVGRLKNKINVTSEKQFSKRYLKYLTKKYLKKNNLRDWLRVVASDKETYELRYFQISQDDDESEADE comes from the exons ATGGCGCCG ATGAAGCAGAAGAGGCCGACTGCTGGCAAGAAGTCCAAAAAGGGAGCAGCATGGAAGTTCACTCTGGACCTGACCCACCCTGTGGAGGACGGCATCCTGGATTCTGCCAACTTT GAAACCTTCCTCAAGGAGAGGATCAAGGTGAACGGAAAGACGGGGAATCTGGGAAATGTCGTTCAGGTCGGCCGCCTGAAGAACAAGATCAACGTCACGTCTGAGAAGCAGTTCTCCAAGAG GTACCTGAAGTATCTGACGAAGAAGTACCTGAAGAAGAACAACCTGCGTGATTGGCTGAGAGTGGTGGCGTCCGATAAGGAGACCTACGAGCTGCGATACTTCCAGATCAGTCAGGACGACGACGAGTCCGAAGCCGACGAGTAA
- the slc7a14b gene encoding LOW QUALITY PROTEIN: probable cationic amino acid transporter (The sequence of the model RefSeq protein was modified relative to this genomic sequence to represent the inferred CDS: inserted 11 bases in 10 codons; deleted 4 bases in 4 codons; substituted 3 bases at 3 genomic stop codons) encodes MAAWLGRVSLGDAWYNMXLRLLRTKPVGSMAHGSDDLTELAEGSAVGLAKVLTTVDLVSLGVGSCVGTGMYVVAGLVAKAMAGPGVILSFIIAAVASILSGVCYAEFGVRVPKTTGSAYTYSYVTVGEFVAFFIGWNLILEYLIGTAXGASALSSMFDSLANHSISNYMITHLGTLRGLGQXGXGTYPDLLALFIALLVTAIIALGVRKSVGFNNVLNAVNLVVWVFMIIAGLFFLSASNXQGGNFLPYGWSGVMQGAATCFYAFIGFDIIATTGEEAKNPNTSIPNAITASLVTCLTAYVSVSVILTLMVPYNLIDGSAPLMEMFAVHGFMVGKYIVAVGSIAGLTVSLLGSLFPMPRVIYAMSRDGLLFRFLSHVSALTHTPAVACVVSGXYGGRPRLLVSLRDLIEMMSIGTLLAYTLVSVCVLLLRYQPDEHIEPTSTTPRWTWTAEAAGRENVPTKDDQIXSAAPTMTGSSSYHAGATEGEGDDSDFHTGPRSLLKRLLGGHYYTLRLRLGMPXASARPTPASGRIVTRCTLLLFFTSFFLWSTVIFGVEQGSGSXAVFSGLMGPTLMAASLVKLLVLIIQQPESQRRLXYMAPCVPXVPAAAILVNSYLMLKLSPLTWARFTIXCLIGLLIYXCYGVWHSTLELDAREQQAHASSYQRYDDHLDDTFSPDDDLYPRSRTRRPTRAVGPEERPPLQHQQQNQYEDQEQYEGDGDQHGYQSGGQYESRGSRSRGRTNYGLMRKRRTEPLSNSHIQRHRMFTKYQ; translated from the exons ATGGCGGCGTGGCTCGGCCGGGTGTCTCTGGGCGACGCCTGGTACAACA TACTCCGCCTGCTGAGGACCAAGCCGGTGGGCTCCATGGCTCACGGCTCCGACGACCTCACCGAGCTGGCCGAGGGGTCTGCGGTGGGCCTGGCCAAGGTCCTGACCACCGTGGACCTGGTGTCGCTCGGGGTGGGCAGCTGTGTCGGCACGGGCATGTACGTGGTTGCTGGGCTGGTTGCCAAGGCGATGGCCGGGCCAGGGGTCATCCTGTCCTTCATCATTGCAGCAGTGGCGTCCATACTGTCGG GTGTGTGCTACGCAGAGTTCGGAGTCCGGGTCCCTAAAACGACCGGCTCGGCCTACACCTACAGCTACGTTACAGTTGGGGAGTTTGTGGCATTTTTCATTGGCTGGAACCTGATCCTGGAGTACCTGATCGGCACAG GCGGGGCGTCGGCTCTCAGCAGCATGTTCGACTCTCTGGCCAATCACAGCATCAGTAACTACATGATAACACACCTGGGCACGCTCAGAGGACTCGGTCA GTAAGGGTGAGGAACATACCCCGACCTGCTGGCCCTCTTCATCGCCCTTTTGGTGACAGCGATCATTGCCCTGGGAGTGCGTAAGTCGGTGGGCTTCAACAATGTCCTGAACGCTGTCAACCTCGTGGTCTGGGTGTTTATGATCATCGCTGGACTCTTCTTCCTGTCAGCCAGCA TGCAAGGCGGCAACTTCCTGCCGTATGGCTGGTCAGGG GTGATGCAAGGTGCAGCAACCTGTTTCTACGCCTTCATCGGCTTCGACATCATCGCAACGACTGGAGAGGAGGCGAAAAACCCCAACACCTCCATC CCTAACGCCATCACCGCCTCGCTGGTCACCTGCCTCACCGCCTACGTGTCG GTGAGTGTGATCCTGACCCTCATGGTTCCCTATAACCTGATCGATGGCTCTGCTCCTCTCATGGAGATGTTCGCCGTGCACGGCTTCATGGTGGGGAAGTACATCGTGGCCGTTGGCTCCATAGCCGGACTCACCGTCTCCCTGCTGGGCTCCCTGTTTCCAATGCCCAGAGTCATCTACGCCATGTCCCGGGACGGACTGCTGTTCAG GTTCCTGTCACATGTGTCGGCGCTCACACACACTCCGGCGGTGGCCTGTGTGGTTTCGGG CTATGGCGGCCGTCCTCGCCTGCTGGTGAGCCTCAGAGACCTGATCGAGATGATGTCCATCGGCACCCTGCTGGCTTACACTCTGGTCAGCGTCTGCGTGCTCCTACTGCGCTACCAGCCCGACGAACACATCGAACCCACCAGTACGACTCCGAGGTGGACGTGGACGGCTGAAGCAGCAGGACGTGAAAACGTCCCCACCAAAGACGACCAGATCTGATCGGCGGCTCCGACAATGACGGGTTCGTCTTCTTATCATGCCGGTGCCACTGAGGGGGAGGGAGACGACTCTGATTTCCACACCGGGCCACGCTCGCTGCTGAAAAGGCTCCTGGGAGGT CATTACTACACCCTGCGGCTGCGACTGGGAATGC ACGCCTCAGCTCGACCCACCCCCGCCAGCGGCCGAATAGTGACCAGATGCACCCTGCTCCTCTTCTTCACGTCCTTCTTCCTCTGGTCCACCGTCATATTTGGCGTTGAGCAGGGTTCAGGGT GGGCggtgttttcaggcctgatGGGCCCGACGCTGATGGCGGCTTCTTTGGTGAAGCTCTTGGTTCTGATCATACAGCAgccagagagtcagaggaggc CCTACATGGCGCCATGCGTGC TCGTCCCCGCAGCGGCCATATTGGTCAACAGCTACCTCATGCTT AAACTGTCTCCGCTCACCTGGGCCAGGTTCACCA TGTGCCTCATAG GTCTGCTGATCT GGTGTTATGGAGTCTGGCACAGTACGCTGGAGCTGGACGCCCGCGAGCAGCAGGCCCACGCCAGCTCCTACCAGCGCTACGACGACCACCTGGACGACACCTTCTCCCCCGACGACGACCTCTACCCCAGGAGCAGGACGAGACGCCCTACCAGGGCTGTCGGCCCGGAGGAGAGG CCACCACTacaacaccagcagcagaaccagtaCGAGGACCAGGAGCAGTATGAGGGTGATGGGGACCAGCATGGGTACCAGTCTGGAGGCCAGTATGAGAGCAGAGGCAGCAGGTCCAGAGGAAGGACCAATTATGGGttgatgaggaagaggaggactgAACCCTTATCCAACAGTCACATTCAGCGACACCGTATGTTTACTAAATACCAGTGA